In Oryza brachyantha chromosome 1, ObraRS2, whole genome shotgun sequence, the following are encoded in one genomic region:
- the LOC121055400 gene encoding uncharacterized protein LOC121055400 has product MNFYLIGGSTNEAYGRRVLRRQLVDQKPPRWLMVELVGRDDDNIFLALHQDKLYITGFTDKKGYWYIFSNKARLRLIPPASSLSFRDDYVVLGRETTLGALSELANYQPSDAVDVGCIK; this is encoded by the coding sequence ATGAACTTCTACCTTATTGGCGGGAGCACAAACGAGGCGTACGGTCGTCGTGTATTGCGACGGCAACTGGTAGACCAGAAGCCTCCTCGCTGGCTCATGGTAGAACTCGTGGGAAGGGATGACGACAACATTTTCCTAGCGCTTCACCAGGACAAGCTGTACATCACCGGCTTCACCGACAAGAAGGGGTATTGGTACATCTTCAGCAACAAGGCACGACTACGACTGATACCTCCAGCGAGCAGCCTGTCATTCAGAGATGACTATGTTGTCCTCGGGCGGGAGACTACTCTAGGTGCTTTGTCCGAGCTGGCCAACTACCAGCCATCTGATGCCGTCGACGTGGGCTGCATCAAGTGA